Proteins from a genomic interval of Salmo salar chromosome ssa14, Ssal_v3.1, whole genome shotgun sequence:
- the gja4 gene encoding gap junction alpha-4 protein produces MSRADWSFLEHLLEEGQEYSTGVGRVWLTVLFLFRMLVLGTAAESAWDDEQVDFVCNTKQPGCTAVCYDKAFPISHYRYFVLQVIFVSTPTIFYFGYVAMGAAKEKKKKEEDEEERTVEGGGGEGRERGGVKKNGEKKREVRKGDEIEELEEEKRGRKEVTALPEVPKLKGRLLCAYAASILLKVLLEVGFIVGLWCLYGFVIPARFECVRDPCPHTVDCFVSRPTEKTIFTIYTQAIAGVSLLLNLAELLHLLQLAITHRLEKRYAQEQYTFPGIAVVPIRPGAPSLEMEMQQALPYQEKSHLYLPMGEAGYAKPSESYLDLGSREGMDPGGDILPSYLNCMGAIRTTHSSGRTHPKKYNTQHTHSKGAQKGHSNKHTKHYV; encoded by the coding sequence ATGTCCAGAGCTGACTGGTCCTTCCTGGAGCACCTGTTGGAGGAGGGGCAGGAGTATAGCACCGGGGTGGGCCGCGTCTGGCTAACTGTCCTCTTCCTGTTCCGCATGTTAGTCCTGGGCACTGCCGCAGAGTCAGCCTGGGACGACGAACAGGTCGACTTCGTCTGTAATACCAAGCAACCTGGATGTACCGCGGTGTGTTACGACAAAGCGTTCCCCATATCACATTACCGCTATTTTGTCCTCCAGGTGATTTTTGTTTCCACACCGACTATTTTTTACTTCGGATATGTGGCCATGGGGgctgcaaaggagaaaaaaaaaaaggaggaagatgaggaggagaggacggTGGAGGGTGGGGGCGGTGAGGGacgagagaggggaggagtaaAGAAGaacggagagaagaagagggaggtgAGAAAGGGGGATGAGATAGAAGAActagaggaggagaaaagagggaggaaggaggtgaCAGCTCTCCCGGAGGTTCCTAAGCTAAAGGGCCGTCTCCTCTGCGCCTACGCCGCCAGCATCCTCCTCAAGGTCCTCCTGGAGGTGGGCTTCATCGTGGGGCTGTGGTGCCTCTACGGCTTCGTGATCCCGGCCCGGTTCGAGTGCGTCCGGGACCCCTGTCCTCACACGGTGGACTGCTTCGTCTCCAGACCCACGGAAAAGACCATCTTCACCATCTACACCCAGGCCATCGCTggagtctctctccttctcaactTAGCAGAGCTCCTCCACCTCCTTCAGCTGGCCATCACCCACCGCCTAGAAAAACGTTATGCACAGGAGCAGTACACCTTTCCTGGCATAGCCGTGGTTCCAATCCGGCCTGGTGCTCCAAGCCTGGAGATGGAGATGCAGCAAGCTCTGCCTTATCAGGAGAAGAGCCATCTGTATTTACCCATGGGGGAGGCCGGCTACGCCAAGCCCAGTGAGAGTTATCTGGACCTGGGGTCCAGAGAAGGGATGGACCCTGGTGGTGACATTCTCCCCAGTTATTTGAACTGTATGGGGGCGATAAGGACTACACACTCTTCAGGGAGAACTCACCCTAAGAaatacaacacacaacacacacacagtaagggtGCCCAGAAGGGACACAGTAACAAACACACTAAGCATTATGTATGA